A region from the Sandaracinus amylolyticus genome encodes:
- the rnr gene encoding ribonuclease R has protein sequence MSTTKSIGREQVMNALRAGGGRSLHVMEIVQILGAPKSARDEVRDRLQDLKELGLAKELPGNRYKVGPGRKHAAPPPPEAFVTKPRAKREAEQEAAERFEKPRAPGGPAVTGWLTITPRGFAFVAADDGGPDVFVSARSLANAMHGDRVEVSARRTEKGREGEVLRIVDRGLLRIAGRLTRARRVYLIETHDARLPEVFRVSGTLPLETEPGMDVVAQITKYPEFPGEVPEARVLRVLGPRGSAEVEIAKILIREGVVEEFPEDVVQEALGFPAQVPDHDIREREDLRHLDLVTIDPEDARDHDDAVWAEQTPDGFRVIIAIADVSHYVRDGSAIDREALTRGTSIYLPGRAIPMLPPELSTNLASLVPDEDRLTLAVEVRLGKLGKILSHRLIEGVMRSKARISYGGAARALGLTEDAPRQESAEQHLPLLKVLHQISRRLRALRNRRGALGFELPEAKVLLDKSGEPRDVIRSRSDAGIKEAYEIVEDLMLLANEVVAEDLTRRKVPAIFRVHGKPDPHKVETFAAVAEAFGHALEEDAAESPKKLQKFLERIAGTPHAQSLGFLLLRAMQQATYDTRNLGHFALAARDYLHFTSPIRRYPDLAVHRVVRALARGERIEAAALREKLQQQAQQSSRMERRAMTVERESVNLYRCLLMKNRVGEEFEGTITGVTEHGLSVALDLPFVETRVPIERLGEDYYELDRLGIRLVGRRSGHSFALGGRLTVRLESVVIERREMVAVPTTLPEARRAERRRTELPRAHAEEPPRRERPSSRAPRPSSRPQKPTKHRDRGPRRSR, from the coding sequence ATGAGCACGACGAAGTCGATCGGCCGCGAGCAGGTGATGAACGCCCTGCGCGCGGGCGGCGGACGCAGCCTGCACGTGATGGAGATCGTGCAGATCCTCGGCGCGCCGAAGAGCGCGAGGGACGAGGTGCGCGATCGCCTGCAGGACCTGAAGGAGCTCGGGCTCGCGAAGGAGCTGCCGGGCAATCGCTACAAGGTCGGCCCGGGGCGGAAGCACGCAGCGCCGCCGCCGCCCGAGGCGTTCGTGACGAAGCCGCGCGCGAAGCGCGAGGCCGAGCAGGAGGCCGCGGAGCGCTTCGAGAAGCCGCGCGCGCCGGGCGGCCCGGCGGTCACGGGGTGGCTCACGATCACGCCGCGCGGCTTCGCCTTCGTCGCGGCGGACGACGGCGGCCCCGACGTGTTCGTGTCGGCGCGCAGCCTCGCGAACGCGATGCACGGTGATCGCGTCGAGGTCAGCGCGCGACGCACCGAGAAGGGCCGCGAGGGCGAGGTGCTGCGCATCGTCGACCGCGGTCTGCTGCGCATCGCGGGACGGCTCACGCGCGCGCGCCGCGTGTACCTGATCGAGACGCACGACGCGCGCTTGCCCGAGGTGTTCCGCGTGAGCGGCACGCTCCCGCTCGAGACCGAGCCGGGCATGGACGTCGTCGCGCAGATCACGAAGTACCCCGAGTTCCCGGGAGAAGTGCCGGAAGCGCGCGTGCTGCGCGTCCTCGGCCCGCGCGGGTCGGCCGAGGTCGAGATCGCGAAGATCCTGATCCGCGAGGGGGTCGTCGAGGAGTTCCCCGAGGACGTCGTCCAGGAGGCGCTCGGCTTCCCCGCGCAGGTGCCGGACCACGACATCCGCGAGCGCGAGGATCTGCGTCACCTCGATCTCGTCACCATCGATCCCGAGGACGCGCGCGATCACGACGACGCGGTGTGGGCCGAGCAGACGCCCGACGGCTTCCGCGTGATCATCGCGATCGCCGACGTCTCGCACTACGTGCGCGACGGCAGCGCGATCGATCGCGAGGCGCTCACGCGCGGCACGTCGATCTACCTGCCGGGCCGCGCGATCCCGATGCTGCCGCCCGAGCTCTCGACGAACCTCGCGTCGCTCGTGCCCGACGAGGACCGCCTCACGCTCGCCGTCGAGGTGCGCCTCGGCAAGCTGGGCAAGATCCTCTCGCATCGCCTCATCGAAGGCGTGATGCGCTCCAAGGCGCGCATCAGCTACGGCGGCGCCGCGCGCGCGCTCGGGCTGACCGAGGACGCGCCGCGACAGGAGAGCGCGGAGCAGCACCTGCCGCTCCTGAAGGTGCTCCACCAGATCTCGCGTCGACTGCGCGCGCTGCGCAACCGACGCGGCGCGCTCGGCTTCGAGCTGCCCGAGGCCAAGGTGCTGCTCGACAAGAGCGGCGAGCCGCGTGACGTCATCCGCTCGCGCAGCGACGCGGGCATCAAGGAGGCGTACGAGATCGTCGAGGACCTGATGCTCCTCGCGAACGAGGTCGTCGCCGAGGACCTCACGCGCCGCAAGGTGCCCGCGATCTTCCGCGTCCACGGCAAGCCCGATCCGCACAAGGTCGAGACGTTCGCGGCGGTGGCCGAAGCGTTCGGCCACGCGCTCGAGGAAGACGCCGCGGAGAGCCCGAAGAAGCTGCAGAAGTTCCTCGAGCGCATCGCGGGCACGCCGCACGCGCAGTCGCTCGGGTTCCTGCTCTTGCGCGCGATGCAGCAGGCGACCTACGACACGCGCAACCTCGGTCACTTCGCGCTCGCGGCGCGCGACTATCTGCACTTCACGTCGCCGATCCGTCGTTATCCCGATCTCGCGGTGCATCGCGTCGTCCGCGCGCTCGCGCGCGGCGAGCGCATCGAGGCCGCCGCGTTGCGCGAGAAGCTCCAGCAGCAAGCGCAGCAGTCGAGCCGCATGGAGCGGCGCGCGATGACGGTCGAGCGCGAGTCGGTGAACCTCTATCGCTGCCTGCTGATGAAGAATCGCGTCGGCGAGGAGTTCGAGGGCACGATCACCGGCGTGACCGAGCACGGGCTCTCGGTCGCGCTCGATCTCCCGTTCGTCGAGACGCGCGTCCCGATCGAGCGCCTCGGCGAGGACTATTACGAGCTCGATCGGCTCGGCATCCGCCTCGTCGGTCGTCGTTCGGGGCACTCCTTCGCGCTCGGCGGTCGGCTCACGGTGCGGCTCGAGTCGGTCGTGATCGAGCGCCGCGAGATGGTCGCGGTGCCGACGACCTTGCCCGAAGCACGTCGCGCCGAGCGGCGCCGCACCGAGCTCCCGCGCGCGCACGCCGAAGAGCCGCCGCGCCGCGAGCGTCCGTCTTCGCGCGCACCGCGTCCCTCGTCGCGCCCGCAGAAGCCCACGAAACATCGCGATCGCGGCCCGCGCCGCAGCCGCTGA
- a CDS encoding thymidine phosphorylase, translating to MQSRANAKKKTTKKSKPVAAEQPLPTVPELIVRKREGGRLSAREIQHLIEGFTAGTVADYQMSALAMAILLRGMDPDEIVALTLAMRDSGLVVDTSDIPAVKVDKHSTGGVGDKVSLCLAPMVAACGVAVPMVSGRGLGHTGGTLDKLEAIPGFSVSMSTEQFVAQVRDIGCALIGQTADIAPADKRLYALRDVTGTVESIPLITASILSKKLAEGIDGLVLDVKVGRGAFMKSLADARELASSLARVGGLAGKQVTAILTRMDAPLGRTIGNALETAEAFEILHGRGPADLLEITLRLGAEMLRLGGVAKTNAQARKMLEASIADGSAAAKMREIVRAQGGDPRTVDEPERLPRAAQIVDVHAPKSGWVLGIDALELGLTGVAIGAGRTRADQAVDPAVGIVIKTHVGEKAKKGEALAELHLAAGVDPDPIAQRVAAAWTFGTKKPRAKPAVLDIIRS from the coding sequence ATGCAGTCCCGCGCGAACGCGAAGAAGAAGACGACCAAGAAGTCGAAGCCCGTCGCTGCCGAGCAGCCACTGCCCACGGTCCCCGAGCTCATCGTGCGCAAGCGCGAAGGCGGTCGGCTCTCCGCGCGCGAGATCCAGCACCTCATCGAGGGCTTCACCGCGGGCACCGTCGCCGACTACCAGATGAGCGCGCTCGCGATGGCGATCCTGCTGCGCGGCATGGATCCCGACGAGATCGTCGCGCTGACGCTCGCGATGCGCGACTCCGGCCTCGTCGTCGACACGAGCGACATCCCCGCGGTGAAGGTCGACAAGCACTCGACCGGCGGCGTCGGCGACAAGGTCTCGCTCTGTCTCGCGCCGATGGTCGCGGCGTGCGGCGTCGCGGTGCCGATGGTGAGCGGTCGCGGCCTCGGCCACACCGGCGGCACGCTCGACAAGCTCGAGGCGATCCCCGGCTTCTCGGTCTCGATGAGCACCGAGCAGTTCGTCGCGCAGGTGCGCGACATCGGGTGCGCGCTGATCGGTCAGACCGCGGACATCGCGCCCGCCGACAAGCGCCTCTACGCGCTGCGGGACGTGACGGGCACCGTCGAGAGCATCCCGCTGATCACCGCGAGCATCCTCTCGAAGAAGCTCGCGGAGGGCATCGACGGTCTCGTGCTCGACGTGAAGGTCGGCCGCGGCGCGTTCATGAAGTCGCTCGCGGACGCGCGCGAGCTCGCGTCGTCGCTCGCGCGGGTAGGGGGCCTCGCGGGCAAGCAGGTCACCGCGATCCTCACGCGCATGGACGCGCCGCTCGGCCGGACGATCGGCAACGCGCTCGAGACGGCGGAGGCGTTCGAGATCCTGCACGGCCGCGGCCCCGCCGATCTCCTCGAGATCACGCTGCGACTCGGCGCGGAGATGCTGCGCCTCGGCGGCGTCGCGAAGACGAACGCGCAGGCGCGCAAGATGCTCGAGGCGTCGATCGCCGACGGCAGCGCCGCCGCGAAGATGCGCGAGATCGTGCGCGCGCAGGGCGGCGATCCGCGCACCGTCGACGAGCCCGAGCGGCTCCCGCGCGCCGCGCAGATCGTCGACGTGCACGCGCCGAAGAGCGGCTGGGTGCTCGGCATCGACGCGCTCGAGCTCGGCCTCACCGGCGTCGCGATCGGCGCGGGCCGCACGCGCGCCGATCAGGCGGTCGATCCCGCGGTCGGCATCGTCATCAAGACGCACGTCGGCGAGAAGGCGAAGAAAGGCGAGGCGCTCGCCGAGCTGCACCTCGCCGCGGGCGTTGATCCCGATCCGATCGCGCAGCGCGTCGCAGCGGCGTGGACGTTCGGGACGAAGAAGCCGCGCGCGAAGCCCGCGGTCCTCGACATCATCCGCAGCTGA
- a CDS encoding acyl-CoA dehydrogenase family protein, translated as MTYLFETEEHAALRAQVRRWAQNEIAPHADRWEEDEEFPVELYRRAGGAGVLGTGYPEAVGGSGGDVTHVVVAAEEMILAGRSVGTTVGLGSHGIALPPILHSGTDAQKQRFVAPTLRGELISALAITEPGGGSDVASLRTRAVRDGDHYVVNGSKTFITSGARADFVTAAVRTGGPGHGGVSLLIIESRTPGFHVSKKLKKTGWWASDTAELTFEDCRVPAENLVGIENAGFISIMMNFAQERLLLASQCVAISELAYRESIRYAKERVAFGKSISGFQVIRHKLADMASRIAAARALTGELAVRHAKGEQVPALAAMAKNVATDACSFVCDQAVQIHGGMGYMREVLVERLYRDARLYPIGGGTREIMNEIISKAEGY; from the coding sequence ATGACCTATCTGTTCGAGACCGAGGAGCACGCGGCGCTGCGCGCGCAGGTCCGTCGCTGGGCCCAGAACGAGATCGCGCCGCACGCGGATCGCTGGGAAGAAGACGAGGAATTCCCGGTCGAGCTCTACCGCCGAGCCGGCGGCGCGGGCGTGCTCGGCACCGGCTATCCCGAGGCGGTCGGCGGGAGCGGCGGCGACGTGACGCACGTGGTCGTCGCAGCCGAGGAGATGATCCTCGCCGGGCGAAGCGTGGGCACGACCGTCGGGCTCGGCTCGCACGGCATCGCGCTGCCGCCGATCCTGCACTCGGGCACCGACGCGCAGAAGCAGCGGTTCGTCGCGCCGACGCTGCGCGGCGAGCTGATCTCGGCGCTCGCGATCACCGAGCCCGGCGGCGGCAGTGACGTCGCATCGCTGCGGACGCGTGCGGTGCGCGATGGGGACCACTACGTCGTGAACGGGAGCAAGACGTTCATCACGTCGGGCGCGCGCGCCGACTTCGTGACCGCCGCAGTGCGCACCGGTGGGCCCGGGCACGGCGGCGTGTCCCTGCTGATCATCGAGTCGCGCACGCCGGGCTTCCACGTCTCGAAGAAGCTCAAGAAGACCGGCTGGTGGGCGAGCGACACCGCCGAGCTGACGTTCGAGGACTGCCGCGTTCCCGCCGAGAACCTCGTCGGGATCGAGAACGCAGGGTTCATCTCGATCATGATGAACTTCGCGCAAGAGCGGCTCTTGCTCGCGTCGCAGTGCGTCGCGATCTCGGAGCTCGCGTATCGAGAGTCGATTCGATATGCGAAGGAGCGAGTCGCGTTCGGCAAGTCGATCTCCGGATTCCAGGTGATCCGGCACAAGCTCGCCGACATGGCGTCGCGCATCGCGGCGGCGCGCGCGCTCACCGGCGAGCTCGCGGTGCGTCACGCGAAGGGCGAGCAGGTTCCCGCCCTCGCGGCGATGGCGAAGAACGTCGCGACCGACGCGTGCTCGTTCGTGTGCGACCAGGCCGTGCAGATCCACGGCGGAATGGGCTACATGCGCGAGGTGCTCGTCGAGCGCCTCTATCGCGATGCGCGCCTCTATCCGATCGGCGGCGGCACTCGAGAGATCATGAACGAGATCATCTCGAAGGCCGAGGGCTACTGA
- a CDS encoding DUF4215 domain-containing protein, producing MLALALGTAACGDDDGDPGDASTGVDAQVGTDAGPSETRCGDGTVQMGDGEICDDGNTTDGDGCSADCRSDETCGNGVLDEAADEVCDDGNTADGDTCRGDCASDYRCGNGVVDTTADGASSDEVCDDGNTANGDGCSASCSSDESCGNAIVDLGAGEICDDGNTEDGDECSADCLTSFLCGNGDLDGAEECDDGNDADGDGCNASCQQERCGNGRVDAGEACDDGNDVETDGCQLDCTFTCSSDADCDDGAVCNGAEVCSAPGTTTSACAPAASPAPDGAACGTGQICLTGGCVASACGDGFTDASRGEQCDDVNTVSGDGCENDCTFTCSSAADCSDGAVCNGPEVCMNAGSVASRCAAGSPASNGTSCGGGQICIGGACTTAGCGDGVVSGAEQCDDGNTSNGDGCDADCRWTCTAATAVADCGDGNACNGVEVCTAGGSLASRCGPGTAPANGASCGGTNICVGGACVARRCGDMIVSTGEQCDDGNTANADGCDNDCTWTCAGAADCSDGNVCNGAEVCTSPSTLGSRCGAGTPAATGTTCDRDANASTRDICRSSVCVASACGDGYVDAMSSPVEQCDDGNTAGGDGCSATCTIEMSMPPTGFRITSLTLISPRVIVDVPLGGCQDITVNCASVFGGCAADGVNTMLAQALNPTTTTGGEYSLHLVPIFRPYAPGTATTPADFHLNAECNQSPTPDSCGPAATAPSVAMSSVTNRSTGTCFTPIASEVNTRAGTPAAYPTVNTVSGPCFISDAETLTIDIGGILVPLRDATLSAAYDGTAVGSRRLVNGVVRGFLTEADALTAALPADLPLVGGDPLYEHLQAGNRTVSGVADACNVGGGTNEDDADMNGTTRGFWFFLNFTAEEITWTGT from the coding sequence GTGCTCGCGCTGGCGCTCGGTACAGCGGCGTGCGGTGACGACGACGGAGATCCGGGCGACGCGTCGACCGGTGTCGACGCACAGGTCGGGACCGACGCGGGGCCGTCCGAGACCCGCTGCGGCGACGGCACGGTGCAGATGGGCGACGGCGAGATCTGCGACGACGGGAACACCACCGACGGCGACGGGTGCAGCGCCGACTGTCGGAGCGACGAGACGTGCGGCAACGGCGTCCTCGACGAGGCCGCCGACGAGGTCTGCGACGACGGCAACACCGCCGACGGCGACACCTGCCGCGGCGACTGCGCATCGGACTACCGCTGCGGCAACGGCGTCGTGGACACCACCGCCGACGGCGCCAGCAGCGACGAGGTCTGCGACGACGGGAACACCGCCAACGGCGACGGATGCAGCGCGTCGTGCAGCTCGGACGAGTCGTGCGGCAACGCCATCGTCGACCTCGGCGCCGGCGAGATCTGCGACGACGGCAACACCGAGGATGGCGACGAGTGCAGCGCGGACTGCCTCACGAGCTTCCTCTGCGGCAACGGCGATCTCGATGGCGCCGAGGAGTGCGACGACGGGAACGACGCCGACGGCGACGGTTGCAACGCGTCGTGCCAGCAGGAGCGCTGCGGCAACGGCCGCGTGGACGCGGGCGAGGCGTGCGACGACGGCAACGACGTCGAGACCGACGGGTGCCAGCTCGATTGCACGTTCACCTGCTCGAGCGACGCCGACTGCGACGACGGCGCGGTCTGCAACGGCGCCGAGGTCTGCAGCGCGCCGGGCACCACGACCAGCGCCTGCGCGCCCGCGGCGAGCCCCGCGCCCGACGGCGCCGCCTGTGGCACCGGCCAGATCTGCCTGACCGGCGGCTGCGTCGCGAGCGCGTGCGGCGACGGCTTCACCGACGCCTCGCGCGGAGAGCAGTGCGACGACGTCAACACCGTGAGCGGCGACGGCTGCGAGAACGACTGCACGTTCACGTGCTCGAGCGCGGCGGACTGCAGCGACGGCGCGGTGTGCAACGGCCCCGAGGTCTGCATGAACGCCGGCAGCGTCGCGAGCCGCTGCGCGGCGGGCTCGCCCGCCTCCAACGGCACGTCGTGCGGCGGCGGGCAGATTTGCATCGGCGGCGCCTGCACCACGGCGGGCTGCGGTGACGGCGTGGTGAGCGGCGCCGAGCAGTGCGACGACGGCAACACGAGCAACGGCGACGGCTGCGACGCCGACTGCCGCTGGACCTGCACCGCCGCGACGGCGGTGGCGGACTGCGGCGACGGCAACGCGTGCAACGGTGTCGAGGTCTGCACGGCCGGCGGATCGCTCGCGAGCCGCTGCGGCCCCGGCACGGCGCCGGCGAACGGCGCGAGCTGCGGCGGGACGAACATCTGCGTCGGCGGCGCCTGCGTCGCCCGCCGCTGCGGCGACATGATCGTCAGCACGGGCGAGCAGTGCGACGACGGAAACACCGCGAACGCCGACGGCTGCGACAACGACTGCACCTGGACCTGCGCGGGCGCCGCCGACTGCTCCGACGGCAACGTCTGCAACGGCGCCGAGGTCTGCACGTCGCCGAGCACGCTCGGAAGCCGATGCGGCGCGGGCACGCCTGCGGCGACCGGCACCACCTGCGACCGCGACGCCAACGCGTCGACGCGCGACATCTGTCGCTCGAGCGTGTGCGTCGCGTCGGCGTGCGGCGACGGCTACGTCGACGCGATGTCGAGCCCCGTCGAGCAGTGCGACGATGGCAACACGGCAGGCGGCGACGGCTGCAGCGCGACCTGCACGATCGAGATGTCGATGCCGCCCACCGGGTTCCGCATCACCTCGCTGACGCTGATCTCGCCGCGCGTGATCGTCGACGTCCCGCTCGGCGGCTGCCAGGACATCACCGTCAACTGTGCCAGCGTCTTCGGCGGGTGCGCGGCCGACGGCGTGAACACGATGCTCGCGCAGGCGCTCAACCCGACGACGACGACGGGCGGCGAGTACTCGCTGCACCTCGTCCCGATCTTCCGGCCCTACGCGCCGGGCACCGCCACGACGCCCGCGGACTTCCACTTGAACGCGGAGTGCAACCAGTCGCCGACGCCCGACTCGTGCGGTCCGGCGGCCACCGCGCCGAGCGTCGCGATGTCGAGCGTGACGAACCGCTCGACGGGCACCTGCTTCACGCCGATCGCGTCCGAGGTGAACACGCGCGCGGGCACGCCGGCGGCGTATCCCACGGTCAACACGGTCAGCGGGCCTTGCTTCATCAGCGACGCAGAGACGCTGACGATCGACATCGGCGGCATCCTCGTCCCGCTCCGGGACGCGACGCTCTCGGCGGCCTACGACGGCACCGCGGTCGGCTCGCGCCGGCTCGTGAACGGCGTGGTCCGCGGCTTCCTCACCGAGGCGGACGCGCTCACCGCAGCGCTGCCGGCCGACCTGCCGCTGGTCGGCGGCGATCCGCTCTACGAGCACCTGCAGGCGGGCAACCGCACCGTCAGCGGCGTCGCCGACGCGTGCAACGTCGGCGGCGGCACCAACGAGGACGACGCCGACATGAACGGCACGACGCGTGGGTTCTGGTTCTTCCTGAACTTCACGGCGGAGGAGATCACCTGGACCGGGACCTGA
- a CDS encoding succinate dehydrogenase cytochrome b subunit — MQAVSLRARSLSTSLFLKTLLALSGAGWFFFLINHLYSNLHMFLGRDSFNAYYDALKESPAMLWGIRGVLIAGIVVHVGTSIVITRRSLESRPQRYHVKKDVVTSYAARTMRWTGPLVGLYLVYHILHLTVGAAMPAGLAHDPHDYYGNVVRSFQVPWVAAFYVIANGALTVHLAHGASSLFQTLGLVDPQVDKTRNVVAIALAVLVCAGFASMPIAVWAGVLVP, encoded by the coding sequence GTGCAGGCCGTATCGCTCCGCGCTCGTTCGCTCTCGACCTCGCTCTTCCTCAAGACGCTGCTCGCGCTGAGCGGCGCGGGGTGGTTCTTCTTCCTGATCAACCACCTCTACTCGAACCTGCACATGTTCCTCGGGCGCGACTCGTTCAACGCGTACTACGACGCGCTGAAGGAGAGCCCCGCGATGCTCTGGGGCATCCGCGGCGTGCTGATCGCGGGCATCGTGGTGCACGTCGGGACGTCGATCGTGATCACGCGACGGAGCCTCGAGTCGCGCCCGCAGCGCTATCACGTGAAGAAGGACGTGGTGACGTCGTACGCGGCGCGGACGATGCGCTGGACTGGCCCGCTCGTCGGGCTCTACCTCGTCTACCACATCCTCCATCTGACGGTCGGCGCGGCGATGCCCGCGGGGCTCGCGCACGATCCGCACGACTACTACGGCAACGTGGTGCGCAGCTTCCAGGTGCCGTGGGTCGCGGCGTTCTACGTGATCGCGAACGGCGCGCTGACGGTCCATCTCGCGCACGGCGCGTCGAGCTTGTTCCAGACGCTCGGGCTCGTGGATCCGCAGGTCGACAAGACGCGCAACGTGGTGGCGATCGCGCTCGCGGTGCTGGTGTGCGCGGGCTTCGCGTCGATGCCGATCGCGGTGTGGGCCGGCGTGCTGGTGCCTTGA
- a CDS encoding GNAT family N-acetyltransferase, producing MEGPVYSVRTERLLVRGYEPTDAAASGELLKANLEHLARWMPWATMEATTIDSRLAWIRRARADLDRPASDLVYGIFDGSSGELMGGIGLHARVGPQALEIGYWISVAHEGRGYVTEAAGALTRVAFDVHRVARVEIHCDPRNVRSAAVPRRLGYTHDATLRRRALDPRGRECDRMIWSLFADELGASAATKVRYEAFDALGRSVARG from the coding sequence ATGGAAGGTCCCGTGTACTCGGTGCGCACCGAGCGGCTCTTGGTGCGCGGATACGAGCCCACCGATGCTGCCGCGTCGGGCGAGCTCCTGAAGGCGAACCTCGAGCACCTCGCGCGATGGATGCCGTGGGCCACGATGGAGGCGACCACCATCGACTCGCGGCTCGCGTGGATTCGTCGTGCCCGTGCGGACCTCGACCGCCCGGCGAGTGATCTCGTGTACGGGATCTTCGACGGGAGCTCGGGCGAGCTGATGGGCGGCATCGGGCTCCATGCGCGCGTCGGCCCGCAGGCATTGGAGATCGGCTATTGGATCTCGGTCGCGCACGAGGGCCGCGGGTACGTGACCGAGGCGGCGGGCGCGCTCACGCGCGTCGCGTTCGACGTGCATCGCGTGGCGCGCGTCGAGATCCACTGCGATCCGCGCAACGTGCGGAGCGCAGCGGTGCCGAGGCGGCTCGGGTACACGCACGACGCGACGCTCCGCCGGCGTGCGCTCGATCCGCGGGGGCGAGAGTGCGACCGGATGATCTGGTCGCTCTTCGCCGACGAGCTCGGCGCGAGCGCAGCGACGAAGGTGCGATACGAGGCGTTCGACGCGCTCGGGCGGTCGGTCGCGCGCGGCTGA